From Haloglomus litoreum, the proteins below share one genomic window:
- a CDS encoding YhbY family RNA-binding protein codes for MTDDLKQRAHDLDVTVWVGKAGLDPVVEELRDQLEGEELVKVKFLRSARGGTTTEELAEELADRAGATLFRTRGHTGVFRR; via the coding sequence ATGACGGACGACCTGAAACAGCGTGCCCACGACCTGGACGTGACGGTCTGGGTGGGGAAGGCCGGGCTGGACCCGGTGGTCGAGGAGTTGCGCGACCAGCTCGAGGGCGAGGAGCTGGTGAAGGTCAAGTTCCTGCGGTCGGCCCGTGGCGGGACGACGACCGAGGAGCTGGCCGAGGAGCTCGCGGACCGTGCGGGGGCGACGCTGTTCCGCACCCGTGGTCACACCGGGGTGTTCCGGCGGTGA
- a CDS encoding MaoC family dehydratase: MCVAGRRAPPGAPGPTRFKPLRREAARMTGLYYEEFEVGETIEHGKRRTISESDNQQFCDMTMNQQPLHLDAEFAADTAFGERLVNGLYTMSLGVGLTIPDTTDGTIVANLSYDEVEHPNPTFHGDTIRAQSTVTDKRETSDGERGIVTMHVEIFAVNRENDEGEDVLVCEFDRTALSLKREHAEE, encoded by the coding sequence TTGTGCGTTGCGGGTCGGCGTGCGCCGCCGGGGGCTCCGGGACCCACCCGTTTCAAGCCCCTCCGCCGAGAGGCCGCGCGCATGACGGGCCTGTATTACGAGGAGTTCGAGGTCGGCGAGACCATCGAGCACGGGAAGCGCCGCACCATCAGCGAGAGCGACAACCAGCAGTTCTGCGACATGACGATGAACCAGCAGCCGCTCCACCTCGACGCCGAGTTCGCCGCGGACACGGCGTTCGGCGAGCGCCTCGTCAACGGACTCTACACGATGTCACTTGGCGTCGGCCTCACGATCCCGGACACGACCGACGGGACCATCGTCGCCAACCTCTCGTACGACGAGGTCGAGCACCCGAACCCGACGTTCCACGGCGACACCATCCGTGCGCAGTCGACGGTGACGGACAAGCGCGAGACCAGCGACGGGGAGCGGGGTATCGTCACGATGCACGTCGAGATCTTCGCGGTCAACCGGGAGAACGACGAGGGCGAGGACGTGCTGGTCTGCGAGTTCGACCGGACGGCGCTGTCGCTGAAACGGGAGCACGCGGAGGAGTGA
- a CDS encoding PH domain-containing protein has product MTDDLLLHADEDVLWEGSPRLSAAVGAVVGGLVLVAVGVGGVLFLPPEASLLARAVVALLVPLGLAVPAYRVVELRRTRFAVSDAAVYARSGVLSVTVRRVGLERVQNSAYSQSVTGSVFGYGTVTFESAGGPSVTFFRIETPREVRALVDRRVEQARDPIPGTLEQWTAVLAEVRDLRAAVEHRGGVR; this is encoded by the coding sequence ATGACCGACGACCTGCTGTTGCACGCCGACGAGGACGTGCTCTGGGAGGGCTCCCCGCGGCTGTCGGCCGCCGTCGGCGCCGTCGTCGGCGGGCTGGTACTCGTTGCTGTCGGCGTCGGGGGCGTGCTCTTCCTCCCGCCGGAGGCGTCGCTCCTCGCGCGGGCGGTCGTGGCCCTCCTGGTTCCGCTCGGGCTTGCGGTGCCCGCCTACCGCGTGGTCGAACTCCGGCGCACGCGCTTCGCGGTCTCGGACGCCGCGGTGTACGCCCGCTCGGGTGTCCTCTCCGTGACGGTCCGCCGTGTCGGGCTCGAACGCGTCCAGAACTCGGCCTACAGCCAGAGCGTCACCGGCTCGGTCTTCGGCTACGGGACCGTCACCTTCGAGTCCGCGGGCGGGCCGTCGGTGACGTTCTTCCGCATCGAGACGCCCCGGGAGGTCCGCGCGCTGGTCGACCGGCGGGTCGAGCAGGCCCGCGACCCGATACCGGGGACCCTGGAGCAGTGGACCGCGGTGCTGGCCGAGGTCCGGGACCTCCGTGCGGCTGTCGAGCACCGCGGCGGCGTCCGGTAG
- a CDS encoding DoxX family membrane protein, producing MDGRARPLGALVERAAALAGTAPPTATIARVGLGLMILLAGVHKLLAPGAWAYYVVDWLAPFLVLTPVEFMLVNGWLELAFGLAIIVDRYTAFAAAVAALSLTATVGYLTVVWATAGRFGDVLARDVGLAGLAWAVLVEALRSPE from the coding sequence ATGGACGGACGTGCCCGTCCGCTCGGCGCCCTCGTCGAGCGAGCGGCGGCGCTGGCCGGGACGGCACCGCCGACCGCGACCATCGCCCGAGTCGGACTCGGACTGATGATCCTGCTCGCGGGCGTCCACAAGCTGCTCGCCCCGGGCGCCTGGGCCTACTACGTCGTCGACTGGCTCGCGCCCTTCCTCGTCCTCACCCCGGTCGAGTTCATGCTGGTGAACGGCTGGCTCGAACTCGCCTTCGGCCTCGCCATCATCGTCGACCGCTACACCGCCTTCGCCGCCGCGGTCGCCGCCCTCTCGCTCACCGCGACGGTCGGCTACCTCACCGTCGTCTGGGCCACTGCGGGGCGCTTCGGCGACGTGCTGGCGCGGGATGTCGGCCTCGCCGGCCTGGCGTGGGCCGTGCTGGTGGAGGCCCTTCGCTCACCGGAGTAG
- a CDS encoding mechanosensitive ion channel family protein, which translates to METLGLGPSLAAPIAQAVVFIVVFIAIYLLGRVLVTPLFSRFLDRRDLDEHAKRPLKKVVGGVIVFVAIGIAFGLAGFGSILQSLATVAAAATLAIGFAMQDVIANFVAGVFIYTDKPFRIGDWIEWDDHSGIVEDISLRVTRVRTFDNELLTVPNSNLTDGVIKNPVAKDKLRMKFVFGIGYEDDIEEATEIILDEAENHDDILDDPEPSVRLTELADSYVGLQSRFWISNPSRADFVRTRGEYVTDVKRRFDENDINIPYPQVDLSGGIEMEGPALEAMAKGDD; encoded by the coding sequence ATCGAAACGCTCGGGCTGGGTCCCTCGCTGGCGGCGCCCATCGCACAGGCCGTCGTCTTCATCGTCGTCTTCATCGCCATCTATCTGCTCGGGCGCGTCCTCGTCACGCCGCTGTTCAGCCGGTTCCTCGACCGGCGCGACCTCGACGAGCACGCCAAGCGCCCGCTCAAGAAGGTGGTCGGTGGCGTCATCGTCTTCGTCGCCATCGGCATCGCCTTCGGCCTGGCCGGCTTCGGGAGCATCCTCCAGTCCCTGGCCACCGTCGCCGCGGCTGCGACGCTGGCCATCGGCTTCGCGATGCAGGACGTCATCGCGAACTTCGTCGCCGGCGTCTTCATCTACACGGACAAGCCGTTCCGTATCGGCGACTGGATCGAGTGGGACGACCACTCCGGCATCGTCGAGGACATCTCGCTGCGTGTCACCCGGGTGCGGACCTTCGACAACGAACTCCTCACCGTGCCCAACTCCAACCTGACCGACGGCGTCATCAAGAACCCCGTCGCGAAGGACAAGCTCCGGATGAAGTTCGTCTTCGGCATCGGCTACGAGGACGACATCGAGGAGGCCACGGAGATCATCCTCGACGAGGCCGAGAACCACGACGACATCCTCGACGACCCCGAGCCCTCCGTGCGGCTGACCGAGCTCGCGGACTCGTACGTCGGGCTGCAGAGCCGCTTCTGGATCTCGAACCCCTCGCGCGCTGACTTCGTCCGCACCCGCGGGGAGTACGTTACCGACGTGAAACGGCGCTTCGACGAGAACGACATCAACATCCCCTACCCGCAGGTCGACCTCTCGGGCGGCATCGAGATGGAGGGCCCCGCGCTGGAGGCGATGGCGAAGGGCGACGACTGA
- a CDS encoding ribonuclease P protein component 4 has protein sequence MDTSDRTIATERVERLRDLAREAARADRQDRAKRYVRLARRVAERHRLTLPVRFRRFTCDRCDAYLIPGRNARVRTRDGHVVVTCDCGEHARYPYD, from the coding sequence GTGGACACGAGCGACCGGACCATCGCGACCGAGCGGGTCGAGCGCCTGCGCGACCTCGCTCGCGAGGCCGCCCGCGCGGACCGGCAGGACCGCGCGAAGCGGTACGTCCGACTCGCCCGGCGGGTCGCCGAGCGCCACCGGCTCACCCTCCCCGTCCGGTTCCGGCGGTTCACCTGCGACCGCTGTGATGCCTACCTGATTCCGGGGCGGAACGCACGGGTCCGGACCCGGGACGGCCACGTCGTCGTCACCTGCGACTGCGGCGAGCACGCGCGGTACCCGTACGACTGA
- a CDS encoding PH domain-containing protein: MEPSTAPDGGAPDSDEFDWLTLDADETVVWADTPHEMSLVPAFIVGIPLSLLLVGIPILVGAYLSHRNTNYLVTTTALYRKTGVLSRNVQRIEFDKVQDTSYRQSFFGSYFGYGTVDVSTAGGTGVELSFTNVADPQALQRRINERIRTDRDTGEDRDKAAVLDDILDELRAIRTAVEGGDGGSASARADDPAADRDT, from the coding sequence ATGGAGCCCTCCACGGCGCCCGACGGGGGCGCGCCCGACAGCGACGAGTTCGACTGGCTGACGCTCGACGCGGACGAGACGGTCGTCTGGGCCGACACGCCCCACGAGATGTCGCTGGTGCCGGCGTTCATCGTCGGCATCCCGCTCTCGCTGCTGCTGGTCGGCATCCCCATCCTCGTCGGCGCGTACCTCTCGCACCGGAACACGAACTACCTCGTGACGACGACCGCGCTCTACCGCAAGACCGGGGTCCTCTCGCGGAACGTCCAGCGCATCGAGTTCGACAAGGTGCAGGACACCTCCTACCGCCAGTCGTTCTTCGGCTCCTACTTCGGCTACGGGACCGTCGACGTGAGCACCGCCGGCGGGACCGGGGTCGAACTCTCGTTCACCAACGTCGCGGACCCGCAGGCGCTCCAGCGCCGCATCAACGAGCGCATCCGCACGGATCGGGACACCGGCGAGGACCGCGACAAGGCGGCCGTCCTCGACGACATCCTCGACGAGCTGCGGGCCATCCGGACCGCCGTCGAGGGCGGTGACGGGGGAAGCGCCAGCGCCCGGGCGGACGACCCGGCCGCGGACCGCGACACATGA